One genomic window of Paenibacillus xylanilyticus includes the following:
- a CDS encoding class II aldolase/adducin family protein: MTEQLVREELTKYARRSVAQGLVVGPGGNLSARSEGTMLLSPSGYALEDIEPEEWIAVDIGTGETRAGSTRPSSEVLMHLYSYRVNPDIQAIVHTHPAYTIALSLVYDELPHLFPDQSALVGDVGFIPYVLPTTKLLADAVAAKVDSHSALILVNHGLVTTGKNLREAYYRTQVVEESAKVYMIAKAAGEPRVLTAEQYKEIQSLESEAYRVQLLQQLKS, encoded by the coding sequence ATGACTGAACAGCTGGTAAGAGAAGAACTGACCAAATATGCCCGCAGATCGGTAGCGCAGGGTCTCGTGGTTGGACCTGGAGGCAATCTAAGTGCCCGTTCGGAAGGCACGATGCTGCTCTCTCCGAGTGGTTATGCACTTGAGGATATTGAACCGGAGGAGTGGATTGCGGTTGATATCGGGACAGGTGAGACCCGGGCCGGATCAACACGCCCTTCCTCAGAAGTGTTAATGCATCTGTACAGCTATCGCGTGAATCCCGATATTCAAGCGATTGTTCATACGCATCCTGCATATACGATCGCTCTGAGCCTGGTGTACGATGAACTGCCTCACCTTTTTCCGGATCAGTCTGCACTTGTAGGGGACGTCGGTTTCATTCCTTACGTTCTACCTACGACCAAACTTCTGGCTGATGCAGTCGCAGCTAAGGTGGACTCCCATTCGGCCCTCATTCTTGTTAATCATGGACTGGTCACAACGGGGAAAAATTTGCGTGAAGCCTATTATCGAACTCAAGTGGTCGAGGAAAGTGCAAAAGTGTACATGATTGCCAAGGCAGCTGGAGAACCAAGGGTTCTTACGGCGGAACAATATAAGGAGATCCAATCTCTAGAGAGTGAAGCGTATCGTGTCCAGCTGCTGCAACAGCTCAAGTCATAA
- a CDS encoding FMN-dependent NADH-azoreductase produces MPTLLYITAHPHDHETSFSMATGQAFIDAYRESNPSDEVVHLDLYRSNIPHIDADVFSGWGKLQSGSELTSEEQSKVSRLNELSDQFASADKYVFVTPMWNFSFPPIMKAYIDSICVAGKTFRYTEQGPIGLLTNKKALHIQARGGIYSEGPAAQTESGHRYLSIIMSFLGVPKLDGIFIEGHNQYRERADQIKQDAIEQARTAAKQF; encoded by the coding sequence ATGCCAACCCTACTGTATATTACTGCCCATCCACATGATCATGAGACCTCTTTCAGTATGGCCACAGGTCAAGCTTTTATAGATGCATACCGCGAAAGCAATCCATCGGATGAGGTTGTCCATCTTGATCTGTATCGCTCCAACATCCCACATATTGATGCCGATGTGTTCAGTGGTTGGGGTAAACTTCAATCCGGCAGTGAACTCACTTCGGAAGAGCAATCCAAGGTAAGCCGTCTGAATGAGCTATCGGATCAGTTTGCATCAGCTGACAAGTATGTTTTTGTTACTCCGATGTGGAACTTCTCATTTCCTCCAATCATGAAGGCGTACATTGACTCCATATGTGTGGCTGGCAAAACGTTCCGCTATACAGAGCAAGGTCCGATCGGACTTTTGACGAATAAAAAAGCACTGCATATTCAGGCCCGCGGAGGTATCTATTCCGAAGGTCCTGCAGCTCAAACGGAATCCGGGCATCGATACCTGAGCATCATCATGTCATTCCTGGGTGTACCCAAGCTGGACGGGATCTTCATTGAAGGTCACAACCAATACAGAGAACGGGCGGATCAGATTAAACAGGATGCAATTGAACAGGCTCGAACTGCAGCGAAGCAGTTTTAA
- a CDS encoding sugar-binding transcriptional regulator translates to MDLEKQRLSIEAAKLYYQSDYSQQDIAVRLGVSRPTVSRLLQYAKDRGYVRIEIMDPLEDIDIIAGELKAKYNLDTALVCFAPLKSDEEIQRHISKRAADYLQDTVQDADIIGVTWGTTMYAVAKQLRAKQVKGVEVVQLKGGVSHSHVNTYAAEIVHLFAEAFHTVPRYLPLPVIFDNIEVKKMVEADRHIGRIVELGRQANIAIFTVGTVKEDALLFKLGYFNEEEQQLLMNSGAGDICSRFFDAEGQLISEEINSRTVGIDLAELRNKEKSILVAGGQRKIEAIHAALKGHYANILVTDQYTAQALLRF, encoded by the coding sequence ATGGACCTGGAGAAACAACGATTAAGCATTGAAGCAGCCAAATTGTATTATCAGTCGGATTACAGCCAGCAGGATATCGCCGTTAGGCTGGGCGTGTCTCGTCCAACCGTATCCCGGTTGCTCCAGTATGCCAAGGACCGAGGTTATGTCCGTATTGAAATTATGGACCCGCTGGAGGATATTGATATCATTGCCGGGGAACTCAAAGCCAAATATAATCTGGATACCGCACTCGTCTGCTTTGCACCATTGAAGAGTGATGAGGAGATACAGAGGCACATCAGCAAAAGAGCAGCTGACTATCTGCAGGACACTGTACAGGATGCAGATATTATTGGAGTGACATGGGGAACAACGATGTACGCGGTGGCCAAACAGCTTCGGGCCAAACAGGTGAAAGGTGTTGAAGTCGTTCAGTTAAAGGGAGGCGTAAGTCATTCCCACGTCAACACGTATGCAGCGGAGATCGTGCATTTGTTCGCGGAAGCGTTCCATACCGTTCCGCGGTATTTGCCCCTGCCTGTTATTTTTGACAATATTGAAGTCAAGAAAATGGTGGAAGCTGACCGGCACATCGGACGCATCGTAGAGCTCGGCAGGCAGGCCAACATCGCCATTTTCACTGTTGGAACGGTGAAGGAGGACGCACTCCTGTTCAAGCTGGGTTATTTCAATGAAGAGGAACAGCAATTGCTGATGAATTCGGGTGCAGGTGATATCTGTTCACGTTTCTTTGATGCTGAGGGTCAATTGATCAGTGAAGAGATCAACAGCAGAACCGTAGGGATTGACCTGGCTGAATTACGGAACAAAGAGAAATCCATCCTTGTTGCTGGTGGTCAACGCAAAATCGAAGCCATCCACGCAGCGCTCAAAGGACACTATGCGAACATTCTGGTAACAGACCAGTACACAGCTCAGGCTTTGCTTCGATTCTAA
- the deoC gene encoding deoxyribose-phosphate aldolase produces MIDHTLLRADATQSEINQLTEEAKQYQFASVCVNPGWVSYAAEQLQGSGVDICTVIGFPLGASTSETKAFETTDAMAKGATEVDMVINISALKDGKDDYVEQDIRAVVEAAAGKALVKVIIETCLLTDEEKVRACQAAVRAGADFVKTSTGFSTGGATPEDIALMRRTVGPDMGVKASGGVRSLEDMQKMIEAGATRIGASSGVKIMQGGQSTSSY; encoded by the coding sequence ATGATCGATCATACCTTGCTTCGTGCGGATGCAACACAAAGCGAAATCAACCAATTGACGGAAGAAGCGAAACAGTACCAGTTTGCTTCCGTATGCGTAAATCCGGGTTGGGTTTCTTATGCTGCAGAGCAGCTTCAAGGTAGCGGCGTAGATATCTGTACGGTAATCGGATTCCCTCTGGGAGCTTCCACTTCCGAGACCAAAGCGTTCGAAACGACTGATGCAATGGCTAAAGGTGCTACAGAAGTAGACATGGTGATCAACATCAGTGCATTGAAAGATGGAAAAGATGACTATGTAGAGCAGGATATTCGTGCTGTTGTTGAAGCTGCAGCGGGTAAAGCATTGGTAAAAGTCATCATTGAAACGTGTCTGCTTACAGACGAAGAAAAAGTACGTGCATGCCAGGCAGCGGTTAGAGCAGGCGCCGATTTTGTCAAAACATCCACAGGTTTCTCTACAGGTGGGGCAACGCCAGAAGATATCGCTCTGATGCGTCGCACAGTTGGACCAGATATGGGTGTAAAAGCATCGGGCGGGGTACGCAGCCTTGAAGACATGCAAAAAATGATTGAAGCAGGGGCAACCCGGATTGGTGCAAGCTCTGGCGTGAAGATCATGCAAGGCGGACAATCTACATCCTCTTACTAA
- a CDS encoding NupC/NupG family nucleoside CNT transporter: MKFLIAILGLLVVFGLAYIASNGKKQIRYRPLAVMIVLQIILAYALLNTGVGTFLIGGFSTIFENLLDYANEGIAFVFGGLTTIEAEGGGVPFFLNVLMPIVVISALIGILQYIRILPFVIKYIGLVLSKINGMGKLESYNAVASAILGQSEVFISVKKQIGLLPKHRLYTLCASAMSTVSMSIVGAYMSMIDPKYVVTALVLNLFGGFIIASIVNPYRVTEEEDILEVQEEEKQSFFEMLGEYILDGFKVAIVVAAMLIGFVALIALINGIFSAVLGISFQELLGYVFAPFAFIMGVPWKEAIQAGSIMATKMVSNEFVAMLDLTKQTTLSARTTGIVSVFLVSFANFSSIGIIAGAVKGLHEKQGNVVARFGLKLLYGASLVSVLSAIIAGLFL; the protein is encoded by the coding sequence ATGAAATTTCTGATTGCCATTCTTGGTTTACTTGTTGTTTTTGGACTGGCTTACATTGCAAGTAACGGCAAGAAGCAAATACGCTACCGGCCGCTGGCTGTCATGATTGTTTTACAGATCATCCTCGCTTATGCTTTGCTGAACACTGGTGTAGGTACGTTTTTGATTGGCGGATTCTCCACGATATTTGAAAATTTGCTTGATTACGCAAACGAAGGCATCGCTTTTGTATTCGGAGGTCTTACGACCATAGAAGCAGAAGGCGGCGGGGTACCGTTTTTCCTAAACGTGTTAATGCCGATTGTCGTCATCTCTGCTCTGATTGGTATTTTGCAGTATATCCGAATCTTACCTTTTGTTATAAAATATATTGGTCTGGTATTAAGCAAAATCAACGGAATGGGCAAACTGGAATCATATAACGCGGTTGCTTCCGCCATTCTGGGGCAATCTGAAGTGTTCATCTCCGTAAAAAAACAAATCGGTTTGCTGCCGAAGCATCGGCTGTACACACTATGTGCCTCAGCCATGTCCACGGTATCGATGTCCATTGTCGGTGCCTATATGTCCATGATTGATCCGAAATATGTGGTTACAGCGCTTGTGCTGAACCTGTTTGGCGGTTTTATCATTGCTTCCATCGTGAATCCTTATAGGGTAACCGAGGAAGAAGATATATTGGAAGTGCAGGAAGAGGAAAAACAATCGTTCTTCGAGATGCTGGGTGAGTACATTCTGGACGGTTTCAAAGTGGCGATCGTTGTTGCAGCAATGCTCATCGGTTTCGTTGCCCTGATTGCACTCATTAACGGCATATTTAGTGCTGTTCTCGGCATTTCGTTCCAGGAACTGCTTGGTTATGTGTTTGCACCCTTTGCGTTTATTATGGGCGTTCCCTGGAAAGAAGCGATTCAGGCGGGAAGTATCATGGCAACCAAAATGGTGTCGAACGAATTCGTCGCCATGCTGGATCTAACCAAACAAACCACACTGTCTGCCCGTACGACAGGCATTGTGTCGGTCTTCCTCGTATCGTTCGCCAACTTCTCCTCCATCGGTATCATTGCCGGTGCGGTCAAGGGACTTCATGAGAAACAGGGCAATGTGGTGGCCCGCTTCGGTCTGAAGCTGCTTTACGGTGCATCGCTTGTCAGCGTGCTGTCTGCGATCATCGCCGGACTGTTCTTGTAA
- the deoB gene encoding phosphopentomutase, whose amino-acid sequence MSTFKRVHLIVMDSVGIGEAPDAAEFDDFDVDTFGHIARERGGLNMPNMASLGLSNIKEIEGIPVADAPKAYYTKMQEASRGKDTMTGHWEIMGLYIDTPFRVFENGFPDELIQRIEEKTGRKVIGNKPASGTEIIDELGEEHVKTGALIIYTSADSVLQIAAHEDVVPLKELYEICEFCREITLDDPYMLGRIIARPFVGEVGNFKRTANRHDYALKPFGRTVMNELKDGGFDVIALGKIADIYDGEGVTKSVRTVSNMDGMDKLSETMDEEFTGLSFLNLVDFDALFGHRRDPQGYAQALEDYDARLPEIFEKMTNDDLLIITADHGNDPTYRGTDHTREYVPLLVYSPRFTEGKQLELRSTFADLGATVADNFGVQLPEYGTSFLKDLK is encoded by the coding sequence ATGTCAACATTCAAAAGAGTACATCTGATCGTTATGGATTCTGTAGGTATCGGTGAAGCACCGGATGCAGCAGAATTTGATGACTTCGATGTGGATACGTTTGGTCACATTGCACGTGAACGTGGAGGTCTGAACATGCCGAATATGGCAAGTCTTGGACTATCCAACATTAAAGAAATTGAGGGTATTCCTGTCGCGGATGCTCCCAAAGCGTATTATACCAAAATGCAGGAAGCATCCCGAGGCAAAGACACGATGACAGGCCATTGGGAGATCATGGGACTCTATATTGATACGCCGTTCCGTGTATTCGAGAATGGCTTCCCGGATGAGCTGATTCAGCGCATCGAAGAGAAGACAGGCCGTAAAGTCATCGGAAACAAACCGGCCAGTGGTACGGAAATCATTGATGAGCTTGGTGAAGAGCATGTGAAAACCGGAGCGCTCATTATCTATACATCCGCGGATTCCGTTCTGCAGATTGCAGCACATGAAGATGTGGTGCCGTTGAAAGAGCTCTATGAAATTTGTGAATTTTGCCGGGAGATTACACTTGATGATCCATACATGCTGGGCCGTATCATTGCTCGTCCGTTCGTGGGAGAAGTGGGTAACTTCAAACGTACAGCGAACCGTCACGATTATGCGCTCAAACCATTCGGCCGTACGGTGATGAATGAGCTTAAAGACGGGGGATTCGATGTTATCGCCCTTGGTAAAATCGCAGACATCTATGATGGTGAAGGTGTGACCAAGTCTGTGCGTACAGTGTCGAACATGGATGGCATGGACAAATTGTCCGAGACGATGGATGAAGAATTCACCGGGCTTAGCTTCCTGAACCTGGTAGACTTCGACGCATTGTTCGGCCATCGCCGTGATCCACAAGGATATGCTCAAGCACTTGAGGATTACGATGCACGTCTGCCTGAGATTTTTGAGAAAATGACCAACGATGATCTGCTGATTATTACGGCTGACCATGGTAACGACCCAACGTATCGCGGTACGGACCATACACGTGAGTATGTGCCACTGCTTGTTTATTCTCCACGCTTTACTGAAGGTAAGCAGCTTGAACTGCGCAGTACATTTGCCGATCTTGGTGCAACGGTAGCCGATAACTTCGGTGTTCAATTGCCGGAGTATGGTACAAGCTTCCTGAAAGATTTAAAATAG
- the deoD gene encoding purine-nucleoside phosphorylase, which translates to MSTHIGAKPGDIAETILLPGDPLRAKYIADTYLEDVVCYNEVRGMLGFTGTYQGKRISVQGSGMGIPSFAIYANELISEYGVKNLIRVGTCGGMQEHVRVRDVVLAQASCTDSSMNKLVFGGYDFSPIATFSLLKEAYDRATAKGMKIHVGNVFSSDSFYRDDRSVTEKLMQHGVLGVEMETTALYTIAAKFGVNALTILTVSDHLLTGEETSAEERQKTFNDMMVVALETAITL; encoded by the coding sequence ATGAGTACACATATTGGAGCCAAACCCGGAGATATCGCAGAAACAATTCTTTTGCCAGGAGATCCATTGCGGGCTAAATATATCGCGGATACGTATTTGGAAGATGTCGTTTGTTATAACGAAGTTCGCGGAATGCTGGGCTTTACCGGTACATATCAAGGAAAACGCATTTCGGTGCAGGGTTCAGGCATGGGAATTCCATCGTTCGCCATCTATGCCAATGAGTTGATTAGCGAATATGGCGTCAAAAACCTCATTCGCGTGGGAACATGTGGAGGTATGCAGGAGCACGTGCGTGTTCGTGACGTCGTTTTGGCTCAAGCCTCCTGTACAGACTCCAGCATGAACAAGCTTGTGTTTGGCGGGTATGATTTCTCCCCAATCGCAACGTTCTCCTTGCTGAAAGAAGCGTATGACCGCGCGACAGCAAAAGGCATGAAAATCCACGTGGGTAACGTATTCAGTTCCGATTCGTTCTACCGTGACGACCGCTCGGTTACCGAAAAATTGATGCAGCACGGCGTATTGGGCGTGGAAATGGAAACAACAGCACTCTATACAATTGCAGCGAAGTTTGGCGTGAATGCATTGACGATTCTGACAGTAAGCGATCACTTGCTAACTGGCGAGGAAACCTCTGCTGAAGAGCGTCAAAAAACCTTCAACGACATGATGGTCGTTGCACTGGAAACAGCAATCACACTTTAA
- a CDS encoding pyrimidine-nucleoside phosphorylase codes for MRMVDIIAKKRDGKELTTAEIDFVVQGYTQGEIPDYQVSAWAMAVFFKDMTDKERADLTMSMVNSGETIDLSAIEGIKVDKHSTGGVGDTTTLVLAPLVAALDVPVAKMSGRGLGHTGGTTDKLESVAGFHVELEKEEFIRLVNEHKVAVIGQSGNLTPADKKLYALRDVTATVNSIPLIASSIMSKKIAAGADAIVLDVKTGAGAFMKTTEDAKELAHAMVSIGNNVGRKTMAVISDMSQPLGFAIGNALEVKEAILTLQGKGPKDLEELCLALGRQMVFLAGKADSLEQAEEKLKEVIQNGKALEKFKHFLSNQGGDASVVDHPDRLPQAKYLIEVEADQDGYVAGIVADEIGTAAMLLGAGRATKESEIDLAVGLMLNKKVGDKVKAGESLVTIHANREDVADVIAKIKENITIADHADAPVLVHDIVTE; via the coding sequence ATGAGAATGGTAGACATTATTGCCAAAAAACGTGACGGAAAAGAACTGACAACAGCTGAAATTGATTTTGTTGTTCAAGGTTATACCCAAGGAGAAATTCCGGACTATCAAGTCAGCGCTTGGGCGATGGCCGTTTTCTTCAAGGATATGACGGACAAGGAACGTGCGGATCTGACGATGTCGATGGTTAATTCGGGTGAAACGATTGATCTATCTGCCATTGAAGGCATCAAAGTAGACAAGCACTCCACTGGAGGCGTTGGTGACACAACAACATTGGTGTTGGCACCGCTCGTTGCTGCTCTGGATGTTCCTGTAGCCAAGATGTCCGGACGCGGTCTGGGTCACACCGGCGGAACGACAGACAAGCTGGAGTCCGTTGCCGGTTTCCACGTGGAGCTGGAGAAGGAAGAGTTTATTAGACTCGTAAACGAACATAAGGTAGCGGTTATCGGTCAGAGTGGTAACCTTACCCCAGCTGACAAGAAGCTTTATGCACTCCGTGACGTAACGGCAACAGTTAACTCCATTCCGCTCATTGCCAGCTCCATCATGAGCAAGAAAATTGCTGCAGGTGCTGATGCCATCGTACTGGATGTAAAAACGGGTGCGGGTGCATTCATGAAAACGACGGAAGATGCAAAAGAACTGGCACATGCCATGGTCAGCATCGGTAACAATGTAGGGCGCAAAACGATGGCAGTTATCTCCGACATGTCTCAACCACTGGGCTTTGCGATCGGTAACGCGCTTGAAGTGAAAGAAGCAATTCTGACGCTGCAGGGCAAAGGACCAAAAGATCTGGAAGAACTGTGTCTGGCACTTGGACGTCAAATGGTGTTCCTTGCTGGCAAAGCAGACTCCTTGGAACAAGCGGAAGAGAAATTGAAAGAAGTAATCCAGAACGGGAAGGCACTGGAGAAATTCAAGCATTTCCTGTCCAACCAAGGTGGCGATGCGTCTGTCGTCGACCATCCGGATCGTTTGCCACAGGCGAAATATCTGATCGAAGTTGAAGCTGATCAGGACGGTTATGTCGCTGGAATCGTAGCGGACGAGATTGGTACTGCTGCGATGCTGCTTGGCGCAGGGCGTGCTACCAAAGAATCCGAGATTGATCTTGCTGTTGGCTTGATGCTGAACAAAAAAGTTGGCGACAAGGTCAAAGCTGGTGAATCGTTGGTAACCATCCATGCCAATCGTGAGGATGTGGCAGACGTGATCGCGAAGATCAAAGAGAACATTACCATCGCTGATCACGCGGATGCTCCAGTGCTCGTTCATGATATTGTAACTGAATAA
- a CDS encoding TIGR03943 family putative permease subunit → MIQPASFHIHSHTSRRHSIQWHSLIRAVWIGGLAVYIFHLKENDSLHYYLAPTMQRLLLCCPIPLLFIAVIMAWHGLFGHGQIHCDCEHPPPSGVIRSLVTYGLIMFPLLLGFLLPDQALGSSMASQKGMSLSYAPPEIRRKEPAPEEATSLNIQDFAHNQSSTAAGSASKVQFIPPDEYSREFAELAEKLYAEPVIKVYPEIFSETLGTIDMFQRQFAGKPISLTGFVYRDESMDHESHFALGRFLVMCCPADAAPFGVMIHIPEADSFPTDSWVQIDGSIGSAQVNGKDTIEIRAAKITAVSEPSTPYIYTNADSVMAYDKLQGK, encoded by the coding sequence ATGATTCAGCCTGCATCCTTTCACATCCACAGTCACACTTCAAGGCGGCACTCCATCCAGTGGCATTCATTAATCCGTGCGGTATGGATTGGTGGTCTTGCCGTGTACATCTTCCATTTGAAGGAGAATGATTCTTTACATTATTATCTGGCACCTACGATGCAGCGTTTGCTGTTATGCTGTCCCATACCACTCCTGTTCATCGCGGTCATTATGGCTTGGCATGGACTGTTCGGTCATGGACAGATCCATTGCGATTGTGAACATCCACCTCCGTCTGGAGTGATTCGAAGCTTGGTGACCTACGGCTTAATCATGTTTCCTCTACTGCTCGGATTTTTGCTGCCGGATCAAGCACTCGGCAGTTCCATGGCCAGTCAGAAAGGCATGTCGCTGTCTTACGCGCCTCCCGAAATCCGGCGCAAAGAACCGGCACCAGAGGAAGCTACGAGCTTGAATATTCAAGATTTTGCCCATAACCAATCATCTACTGCAGCTGGGTCAGCGAGTAAAGTCCAATTCATTCCTCCTGATGAATACAGCCGTGAATTTGCTGAGCTAGCGGAAAAATTGTATGCAGAACCGGTCATCAAGGTTTATCCTGAGATTTTTTCGGAAACGCTTGGCACTATTGACATGTTTCAACGACAATTTGCTGGCAAGCCAATCTCCCTTACTGGCTTTGTCTATCGGGATGAAAGTATGGATCATGAATCACACTTTGCGCTTGGGCGGTTCCTCGTCATGTGCTGTCCAGCAGATGCAGCGCCATTTGGCGTAATGATCCACATCCCTGAAGCCGACAGCTTCCCTACCGACAGCTGGGTACAGATTGATGGCAGCATTGGATCAGCTCAGGTGAATGGCAAAGATACCATTGAGATTCGAGCAGCGAAGATTACTGCTGTTTCCGAGCCATCCACGCCTTATATTTATACCAATGCCGATTCCGTAATGGCCTATGATAAACTCCAAGGGAAATAA